GCATGATGTTGCCTTGTCGGACAGAAGAGGAATACTGCGGAAAAATGAATCGAAAGCGGAAAATAGGTCTGACAACCTGCCGCTATCATGATAAGATAGTAGCAGTCTATTAGAAATGCAATATTGTAAATCACTGCAGAAGGGGTTGGACCATGATTCAGTATTTGAAAGATGCCAGTTTACGCCAGAAAATCCTCGGGACGTTCGGGGTGATTGTGATTCTTCTGATTATCAGTTCAGTTACGACCTACGTGCAAATGGCGCAAGTCGGAGAAGAGATGGAAGAATACGGGGAAGCAAATCAGAGAGCAGTGGCTTCAACGGATGTTGCCGCATTGGTCCGTGCCAGTTACATATTGAAAGCAGACGAACTTCGAACCGGTGAACCGATGGATCAAGCGCAGTTTGAACACTGGACCAGTCGTCTGGACGAACATCTGAGTACGCTTGAATCCGGACTTGATCATGAGGACGAATTAGCTTTATTAAGTTCTGTTGAAAATAATCTCGAACAATTTTATGCTCAAATTGAACGCATCCCGGAAGCGGTTGGACCGATTCAAAATTCGCGCATGGATGAATTGGCCGAACTCCGTTCCACGGTGGTGGATGATTCTTTAGCATTGACTGAAGTCATTCAGAGTCATGCAGAAGAGGCGGAAGAGCAAGCAGCAGCGATGATCGATGAGAATTCTTTCATCTTTTCTGTGTTATTTATTGTGAACCTGATTTTGGGCTTGATTTTCTTCTACTTCCTGACACGTAACATGTCGCGATCTCTCGGTGAAGTCGTGGAACGTATGGATGCCATCAGTAAAGGGAATATCCATGTAGCGGAAGTAACGGTGACATCAAAAGATGAGATGGGACAGATGGGGTCTGCGGTAAACCGGATGCTTGCCAGTCTCAAAGAGATGGTGGGACAGATCGCCCAGTCATCCGATCAGGTGGCTGCGAGTTCTGAAGAACTGCTTGCATCGGCAAGTGAGACAAGCCGGGCAACCGAAGAAATCAGTGAATCCATTCAGGGAGTTGCAAGTGGTGCCGAACAGCAGCTGACGAAAGCATCGGAAAATACGCATGTCGTGTCTTCCATGCGCACGAAAGTGGACGAAGCGACGTCGGCGATAGACGAGGTGGATCAGGTAACATCCGAAGCGAATGACAAAACGATACAGGGGAAGAAAACGTTACAGATGACGATTTCACAGATCCATGAAATACAAGGGGTCACTCGGGAAGTGGATGACTCTGTTCAACGGGTTTCTGATCGTTCTGATGAAATCGGAAATATCATTAAACTGATAAATGATGTCGCCGAACAGACGAATCTTCTGGCATTAAACGCAGCCATTGAGGCTGCAAGGGCAGGTGAGCATGGGAAAGGTTTTGCCGTCGTGGCTGATGAAGTCCGGAAGCTTGCTGAACAGACAGGGAAAGCAACCGGTGATATCCAGAACCTGATTGAGGAGATGCAGACAGAGGTCTCTCTTTCGGTTGAGCACACCCGTGCGGGAAAGAAGGCCGTGGAGTTGGGGACAGACTATGCCAATCAGGCCGGAGAAGCGTTTGATGCAGTAGATCAGGCTGTCGTAAAAGTGTCAGACAGAATGAGTCAGGTCACAGCCGTGATGCAGACGATTACCAGTGGCATTGGTGAGGTTGAGCAATCTGCAGCTGAAACGTCAGAACTGAGCCGGACATCTGCGAGCTACAGCGAAAATGTGGCGGCATCTGCTGAAGAGCAGACGGCATCGATGGAAGAAGTGCATGCCTCCGCTAATCAGCTCTCAGACATGG
This Salisediminibacterium beveridgei DNA region includes the following protein-coding sequences:
- a CDS encoding methyl-accepting chemotaxis protein; its protein translation is MIQYLKDASLRQKILGTFGVIVILLIISSVTTYVQMAQVGEEMEEYGEANQRAVASTDVAALVRASYILKADELRTGEPMDQAQFEHWTSRLDEHLSTLESGLDHEDELALLSSVENNLEQFYAQIERIPEAVGPIQNSRMDELAELRSTVVDDSLALTEVIQSHAEEAEEQAAAMIDENSFIFSVLFIVNLILGLIFFYFLTRNMSRSLGEVVERMDAISKGNIHVAEVTVTSKDEMGQMGSAVNRMLASLKEMVGQIAQSSDQVAASSEELLASASETSRATEEISESIQGVASGAEQQLTKASENTHVVSSMRTKVDEATSAIDEVDQVTSEANDKTIQGKKTLQMTISQIHEIQGVTREVDDSVQRVSDRSDEIGNIIKLINDVAEQTNLLALNAAIEAARAGEHGKGFAVVADEVRKLAEQTGKATGDIQNLIEEMQTEVSLSVEHTRAGKKAVELGTDYANQAGEAFDAVDQAVVKVSDRMSQVTAVMQTITSGIGEVEQSAAETSELSRTSASYSENVAASAEEQTASMEEVHASANQLSDMAEGLQDIIAKYQR